The Gillisia sp. Hel_I_86 genome has a segment encoding these proteins:
- a CDS encoding cupin domain-containing protein, with the protein METFGSSKEFLIGDDIAWETVGEGVKRKIMGYDDKIMLVQVSFKKDSIGPMHEHHHSQVTYVVSGQFKLTIGEETKVLKGGDSFYIPPHVMHGALCLEDGMLIDVFSPIREDFMQK; encoded by the coding sequence ATGGAAACATTTGGAAGCAGTAAGGAATTTTTAATAGGTGATGATATCGCCTGGGAAACAGTAGGAGAAGGGGTAAAACGAAAAATAATGGGCTATGATGATAAAATCATGCTGGTACAAGTGTCATTCAAGAAAGACAGTATTGGGCCTATGCATGAGCATCATCATTCTCAGGTTACCTATGTGGTAAGCGGACAATTTAAATTAACAATTGGGGAAGAAACAAAGGTGCTCAAGGGAGGAGATTCCTTTTATATTCCCCCGCATGTAATGCACGGGGCTTTATGTTTGGAAGATGGAATGTTGATCGATGTATTTAGCCCTATTAGGGAAGATTTTATGCAAAAATAA
- a CDS encoding SusC/RagA family TonB-linked outer membrane protein: MNWKNTAIFLMVLFCHLHAIAQESYSLSGNVTSQDDNIPLPGVNVFIKGTNTGVVTDFDGNYEIDVATGDILQFSYLGFESLEITVDGQQTQDVTLISSSEQLDDIVVIGYGSRKKSHLTGAIAQVDGDDVAGIQATRVDEALGGKLSGVLIQNQDGAPGSDPKIQIRAASSINGNSNPLIVVDGYPISGSLATVNPNDIQSIEVLKDAASAAIYGSRGANGVILVTTKKGKEGKPSFSYNTYVSTSSRYKKDNINMTSGEWANTLESGIASGRYDVSELDPAFVDYKINAYRNSPDVVAVEDWLFKNGYSNNQDFSMSGGTENSNYFASIGYQNTEGIVLDQAFERVNARLNVDTKIGDKFKTGVSFNGFASKRDIVGWDMRDLLRAYSIHPIYHTEASIAFVQQLDQQAQALGLDPFDAGYRGGDAPFNNSIYTLEPGDTAQDWQYGRSGNGIGGSGDAGPATKLDNTDRYEKTYFANITSYLQFEIIDGLNIKTVLGADIRDTQDYFWRGLEFDSRARTNQTNLDQTDIKRSSILSETTLNYAKVLGKHDISAVAGLEFQNLYTNGTALNGTNVPFGDIINYNLLDPADIAVTERDETISRRSIFGRINYAYDNRYLLSASVRRDGDSRFGTNYKYETFPAFSVGWNVHNEEFWNSELLSTLKPRFSIGSLGTTSDLGAYNSLSLLNPQATVLGNAFLIPSDIANDNLTWQTNTETNYGVDLGFIKNRFRLSVDYYTSDIEDILINQSVSEVLGTTSIRLNSGDVRSSGLEVELSAAIIQDFEKDFSWNIGANLSTVKTEITDLGGLDELPQVIYGQSGRGPVFRNYVGGEIGEMWGLETIGQVEDRFIEDPTRAIGLNSSEYYVVDQNGDGVIDRTRTVEEGGDLVKIGQNTPDFYWGLNSSMQFKAFDMSFQFQGSQGGDVYNIDPIYYNSEFGGRVRDSFDANNDGIADHNGQFYTQSRNQLDAQVQDASYVALRNLTLGYTIDQEVTSKIGLRSARIYVAATNLLYLWSDDYTSFNPEGVETTNNDYLGPTTYGVQVGASPIVRSFTFGLNVNF, translated from the coding sequence ATGAATTGGAAAAACACAGCAATTTTCTTAATGGTGTTATTTTGCCATTTACATGCAATTGCTCAGGAAAGTTATTCGCTTTCTGGTAATGTAACTTCTCAGGATGATAACATCCCCCTCCCAGGTGTAAACGTATTTATTAAAGGCACGAACACCGGGGTGGTAACCGATTTTGACGGAAATTACGAAATCGATGTAGCAACTGGTGATATTCTCCAGTTCTCATACCTAGGGTTTGAAAGCCTGGAGATTACCGTTGATGGACAACAAACTCAAGATGTAACTCTTATCTCAAGTTCAGAACAACTGGACGATATAGTCGTGATTGGGTATGGATCTCGTAAAAAATCGCACTTAACAGGAGCTATTGCTCAGGTGGATGGGGATGATGTTGCAGGTATTCAAGCAACTCGAGTGGATGAAGCACTCGGGGGTAAATTATCTGGTGTTTTAATTCAAAATCAGGATGGCGCACCAGGTTCCGATCCTAAGATTCAAATTAGGGCGGCATCTTCGATCAATGGTAATTCAAACCCACTAATTGTTGTGGATGGATATCCTATTTCAGGAAGTTTGGCAACGGTCAATCCAAACGATATTCAAAGTATCGAGGTGTTAAAGGATGCTGCTTCAGCTGCTATTTATGGCTCTAGGGGAGCCAATGGTGTTATTTTGGTAACAACCAAAAAAGGAAAAGAGGGTAAGCCTAGTTTTAGCTACAATACTTATGTGAGTACATCAAGTAGATATAAGAAAGATAATATCAATATGACATCCGGAGAATGGGCTAATACCCTAGAGAGTGGTATAGCCAGTGGCAGATATGATGTTTCTGAATTGGATCCAGCTTTTGTCGATTATAAGATAAATGCCTATAGAAATTCACCTGATGTTGTAGCTGTAGAAGATTGGCTTTTCAAAAATGGATATAGTAATAATCAGGATTTCAGCATGAGCGGGGGTACTGAAAATTCAAATTATTTTGCTTCAATCGGGTATCAAAATACTGAAGGTATTGTATTGGATCAAGCTTTTGAAAGAGTGAATGCACGTTTGAATGTGGATACTAAAATAGGAGACAAATTTAAGACCGGAGTAAGTTTCAATGGATTTGCATCTAAAAGAGATATCGTGGGTTGGGATATGAGAGATCTTTTAAGAGCATATAGCATTCACCCTATTTACCACACTGAAGCGTCTATTGCATTCGTTCAGCAATTGGATCAGCAAGCGCAGGCTTTAGGGCTTGATCCATTTGACGCTGGTTATAGAGGAGGTGATGCTCCTTTTAATAATAGTATCTATACTTTAGAGCCTGGTGATACCGCGCAAGACTGGCAGTACGGTAGAAGTGGGAATGGTATTGGAGGATCTGGCGATGCAGGACCGGCAACGAAACTTGATAATACAGACAGATATGAAAAAACGTATTTCGCTAATATTACGTCCTATTTACAATTTGAGATCATAGATGGGTTAAACATTAAAACTGTTTTAGGAGCAGATATTAGGGATACCCAAGACTATTTTTGGAGGGGACTCGAGTTTGATTCCAGAGCACGTACAAATCAAACTAACTTGGATCAAACCGATATAAAAAGATCTTCAATATTAAGTGAGACAACTTTGAATTATGCAAAGGTATTGGGCAAGCACGATATATCTGCCGTAGCTGGGCTTGAATTTCAAAACCTCTATACCAATGGGACGGCTTTAAACGGTACAAATGTGCCCTTTGGCGATATCATAAATTATAACCTTTTAGATCCTGCAGATATAGCTGTTACGGAAAGGGATGAGACAATTTCAAGAAGGAGCATTTTTGGAAGAATTAACTATGCGTATGACAATCGTTATCTATTATCGGCATCGGTAAGGAGGGATGGGGATTCTCGCTTTGGGACTAATTATAAATACGAAACCTTTCCGGCCTTTTCGGTAGGATGGAATGTGCATAATGAAGAGTTTTGGAACTCGGAACTATTAAGCACATTAAAACCAAGGTTTAGTATAGGATCATTAGGAACTACCTCCGATTTAGGAGCCTATAATTCCTTGAGTCTTTTAAACCCACAAGCAACAGTATTAGGAAATGCATTTCTAATTCCTTCAGATATAGCAAATGATAATTTAACCTGGCAAACGAATACAGAAACTAACTATGGAGTTGATTTAGGTTTTATTAAAAATCGTTTTAGGTTAAGTGTAGATTACTATACGTCGGATATTGAAGATATCCTTATTAATCAAAGTGTATCTGAAGTCCTTGGGACCACTTCAATACGACTTAATTCTGGTGACGTGAGAAGCTCTGGATTAGAGGTTGAACTATCTGCAGCTATTATCCAGGATTTTGAAAAAGATTTTAGCTGGAATATCGGAGCCAACCTATCTACGGTTAAAACAGAAATTACCGACCTAGGTGGCCTGGACGAACTACCTCAGGTAATTTACGGGCAGAGTGGTAGAGGACCTGTTTTTAGGAATTATGTTGGGGGCGAAATTGGAGAAATGTGGGGACTTGAAACTATAGGTCAGGTAGAAGATAGATTTATAGAAGATCCAACAAGAGCTATTGGCTTGAATAGTTCAGAATATTATGTTGTAGATCAGAATGGTGACGGTGTAATAGATAGAACCAGAACTGTGGAAGAAGGTGGAGATCTGGTAAAAATAGGACAGAATACTCCAGATTTTTATTGGGGATTGAATAGTTCAATGCAATTTAAAGCTTTTGATATGTCTTTTCAATTTCAAGGGTCCCAGGGAGGAGATGTTTATAATATAGACCCGATTTACTATAATTCAGAATTTGGAGGAAGAGTGAGGGATAGTTTTGACGCCAATAATGACGGTATTGCCGATCATAATGGCCAGTTCTATACCCAGTCAAGAAACCAGTTAGACGCCCAGGTACAAGATGCATCTTACGTTGCATTGAGAAACCTCACATTAGGGTACACTA